The Cydia pomonella isolate Wapato2018A chromosome 11, ilCydPomo1, whole genome shotgun sequence DNA window cctattaaaattatCTAGATCCAACAGTGAATTAAATTCCGTCTACTGCATTAATTCGCTGTAAAAATGCAGAGCATAAGAAAATTGCAGAAACCAGTGCCCTTTCAACCTCAGCAAGCCTGTAAAACCGACCCAATCTGCGAGCCGACTGAACTACGGCAACTCAAGTACAAGCTGGCTCACTTGAATTGTAAATGCGAGACTTGTGCAACACGTAGTCTGGTGTGCCATCAGCAATACAAACATCAACGCACCGTCACGTCCGTTCAAACTGATCAAACACAGTGCTATTCTGACAAACTTATTCAAGTCAGTCCTCGGAATGCTTCAACTCAAACAAAAACTCAGTCTTCACAAAGCGGCGTGATTATGTCGTGCGAAGACAATAAAGCATGCCCAACATGCCTATACGCATTCAGTTTTCTTCGCAATGGTGTTACCAAAATTTATAAAGATGAGGAATCCGAAACCGTCAAAGGAATGTCCGGTTGCGATAAGGCCACTTCACGCTATGTTTCCAGCATTGAGAAATCCACCTCCATGACCAGTAGACTACTTGCAGTATCACAAGATTTGAGCGAATATTCCTCTAATTCTAGTGAAACTTACTATCATTCCAACAGCAGCAGTCGTGTCAGATTTAACCTTGGGGGTGACCCGAAAGAACACTGGCGGCGTTTTCAAGTACATAATGTAGATGTCACTTACATAGAGAATCTAATTAATTCTATTAGGCCTTTGgtgagtttttaatttttattgttcttgtgAACATGTACCTACATCCGTCGAGGCAATTGGAACAATAAGGTAAATGCACTTACTAGCAATACGCACAGCGACGACTATAGGCATACTTAGTACACTTCACTAAGATCCAGGTTCATTCATGGTAGAAGTGAATCGATCGAATCTTATAACCTCTTAATAGCTAAAggttatacaatttatattatgcacctatatatttatatattagttcTCATTGTCTCTACTGATTGTTTTATATCAGGTggcattaaataaattaaaagttggTTGTAGCTCGGGGCGAAACCAGTCATAACTATGAGCCTTAGATTTTCtgataaacaattttttcattcataaaataggtacttatatttttttctaaaacagggttattttagtgaaatatataaatcataaattacagcaaaaggtacttttatttcaataaataatcataTACCTAAATTAGGTAGCTTTTATTATTTGGCAGCGTAATGCTTTATGAACCGCGCAGAAGGGTCTGAGACTTCGACCCACTTGGGCATCCAGTAGTATGGAGTAAAGTTATATTGGCCCGGGAATGATTTTTCAAATACATGGCGATAATATTTTGATTCCGTCGTAGTGGGCTGGATGCCCTTGTACAGAGTAGGCTCATCTTTGTACCGGTCTGCTATGATTTCTCCTATAGTTGTGAATAGGGATTTCTTCACCGACGCCACGCCGTCCGAAAATGCCTCTTTATGTCTCCAGAGTATAGAGTCTGGCAGGAGATCGCTTTTCTCCAAACTTTTCCGTAACAGATACTTCTCTACTCCATCTTGTGGCTGGCGCAATTTCGGATCCGTGCCTAGGTAATGATGTGTGAATTCAATATCTAAGAAAGGTACTCTGAGTTCTAAGCTGAACGCGCTCGTTGTGCGGTCTGCTCTCAAGCCGTCGTATAAGTAGATATCTGATAGCAAACGCAAGCTTTCTTCATGCCCTGCTTCTGCAGAAGGTGCGTCTCTGAAATATATATAGCCCTGAGCCACCTCATCCGCGCCTTCCCCACTAAACACTACCGTAGTGTCAGTTTTCTCCTTTATATACTTGGACAAAAGATACATAGGGATGCTTGCGCGGATCGTGGTAATGTCAAATGTTTCGAGATGATAGATCACGTTGTCTAAGGCTTCTCGTACGTCATTCTCATCAAATTGAACTTCATAGTGCTCTGTGCCTAAATGATCCGCTACGATTCGAGCCGCAGCTAAATCTGGGGAATCTCCCATTCCTATCGCAaatgtttgtattttgtatggcaGTTTGTATTCTTTCGCGAGTTTAACTACCAAAGCGGTGACTAGCGAAGAATCCAGTCCACCACTGAGGAAGCATCCGATTCGACGATCCGACATCATTCTCTTGCGACAGGCGGCTTCTAGTAAATGTGCCGTTTTCTCGTAAACATTCATTTTTTTCAGAACACTTTCTGGGACATATGGTTTATAGTTAAGGGACATTCCCGGTTTGAAAAATTGCTCTGTATGATCCAATTTTACCTTACCGCCATCAAGCATACTCCATATTTGAAAATGGCCGGGCGGAAATGGTTCTAATATCGCCGTTTCACTGGCGGATTCTTTGATTCCGACTAAGCCTTTAGCTTCCGAGCAGATGCCCATGGTGCCGCTCTCTGGGTCATGAAAACGGAACATCGGGCGGACACCGTAAGGGTCTCTGGCTAAGTAAATTTTCCTTTGCTCGCCATCAACCAGACAGAATACGAATTCGGCATCAAGCCTCCTAACGGCCTCGGCAATGCCAAAGTTGTGGTACAAGTGGATGATGGCCTCGACGTCGCAGTTGGTCTCGTAGGGGAAATCGTGTTCGGTTTGGAGGAGTTTGCAGTTAAAGATTTCACCGTTGCAGATGAGGGTGGTGCGGGGGTAGCGATGGAGTTTCATGGGCTGCATGCCATGCAGGCCGTCGACGATGGCGATACGACTGAAGCCCAGCAACGCGCCGGGTTCGCGCGCGTCTTGTTCGACGCGCCACGCGTCTGGCCCGCGGTGAGTGATCGCGGCGAAGCACTTGATGCATTTTAGGTTCACCCCGTCCTTGGCTCCGAATATCGCCCAAATTCCGCACATTTTTGTGGTCTGAAATCAATAAACTGATGTgagtacttaggtacctacctaatgtGATATGAGTACGGCGGCCGATTATTAGTACCGTCATGTCATGTCCTGGAACTTCGCCTGTGCTATGTTCGCCTAGTTTAACATCAGTTGTCACTAACAAAATGTTTCTAGTGCAACCCTTACGTAAAACTGCTAAATACAAAGTTTTTCACATAGTTGACGTTGAGGTTTATCCGCGACAACGACGACACGTTTTTTAAGCCAGTATTTTAACTTCAGTTTTAAACAATGATAGAAACCAGgtgatgttaatatttttacatcatcatattatcatataactatttatttttcatatgatACTATTATTTAATACAGCTTACGTTTAGAAGTCACAATTGGATAAAACATTAGTTAGGGTATTTGGCGTCTATCTTGTTGCCGAATCTCGCCTACCCCTAGGGTTGTTAAATTCCCTGCATCACATTAATTGGGGGATGGCATCTGCGGAATAGCCGCAATAGTCTCCTGGCAGTTATAGCTGACAGGCTTGTAGTCAGCTTCTTGTGCACTGGACCAGGGTACACTCAGTGGTAGCTACTTACACATGACTTTATGTAGTTATTATTGGTGTATGTGCCTGGCGCcagttaaaaactaaaatatttaattttaagttaaatttagtgcaataataatataattttaagagTGAGTAAAACTAAGGTCTggtataaatgatttttatctttttattactGGTTTTTCGGAAATGGATTTAACGATTTGGAGGAAAGTTAATAAGTAAATGAAGCTATGccctaaatatattatatttacttataaacgATTACTTCCCTTTATCTGGTATGTTGGTTAATTTTTAGCATCATAGAAAATGTAAGTATGTAAACAACTTCAAACTGTTACCAATCTTCGCCtactacacattttttttaaatgcctagCCTGGTGTAGTTAAAGTTCATATTATATTAACACATTCCAATGAGATAAGACTTAACATGTGTACGTCACAGAAAAGTTTATTATTAGCAGTAAGGCGaagattgtaaaaaaatacccatACTTCGGCTATTGCCTTTGGGGCCATTTATTACCAAGTTAACCAATTAAATTCAAAGGTCGTGTTTTTCCATAACCAACTTCaaatttgaatgtttttttaagtGTCAAAATTCAGGCGAAGATACGGTACACGACGGTATGGAACCGCCGGAAAATCGCCGAGCGAGCGGCCGGCGCCAGTGTGTAAGAGCTCTAAAAATAAGGGCCAGGTCGCCGAGATTTAGCAAGATGCATGCATTATTTCCCATTTTCATTCATACTATCGACaccaaaaatgtaaattaaaaatttagttcTTCCGCCTCCTTTtgtaaatttcataaaaaacgcATGGCATAGTATTATATCTTCGAAAGAACATGTAATGAGCTTTGATCAAAGGTACTTTTACCCAATACTTTGTGATTATTATGATAaatagtatttgtatatataaacGCCTTTGAAGgaaaattaaataggtacataggtaagtacatattaGAAAACTGTTAGCTTCAATACGGCAccaataatatttcatttcatatacttaaatgagaataatcactttcattaaaatatttcattctaataatagtaataatctactattgattctaataaaattatttaattcaaaatactTACTTGTATTATACAATTAGAGGTTTTTTCAGTAAAAATTATATGTTAAAACAGTGGCCACCGGCTTTGGCACGTCAACGAAGACTAGACGTGGACACTCGTTTTCCCGCTAGCacttttattacactttgataGAATGGAACCTTCGTATTGAGTCATCGACTTTTATTTTGATCCTTTTCATAAGCCAGCGAAAGAAACGAGACAATATTATAGTGACGTAGTTGTCAATGTTCACTTTTAGTCGGCCGGAATGATTGAACCACGTGTTGGAACTAAAATTAAACTGGTGTTCTGGACCGTAAATACGTAGAAATAAAATAGGATTTTGTGTTTACGCAGACTTCGGTTGACAGACACTGTGTCTGGATGTGATGTGAGATGTTAATTCTTTAGAAATACGAAGATTATGGTTAGCTATATTGGATGAGAGGCAAATATAAGTCGCGCCGTGAAAGAAAGAGTTAGGTTATTAGTCGAGGTGTATTTCATTTATCCGGGTTATGCTATTCCGCCATCCGTGCGACGTATTGCATCATCGTGTTGTATGTATTGAGTTGACTGCGCATGCCTGTGTTTGTTGGATATAAATGGCGGGTCCCATATCCATATATTTTAAGACTACGGGAtgggtttttattttaacaatctATGTATTCATTTAGACGTTTGAAAGTTCATAACATTCGGCCtccttaaaaaaatctaactagGCAATACCCACCTACATAAAATAATCCATTTGTGTGGCAATACTGGCGATCGTAACCTCACAATACATAGATAGGTACTCGTAGCAGCATTTGTACCGTAGCATTGAAACGATTGCGCTGATTTTTATAGGTAAATGAGGTGTTTTGATAATTGAttcgtttgatatttttttttattaatcatttatttcaaataacaaggatTCATAATACATGCCCAGTTTAAATAACTTGTGCTGAATTTTGTTCAGCATAGGTCACTGCGCATCGTCATATAAATCCCAACAAACAATTAGGCGATACTTAGTCCCTATTTTATTACCTAAAGACGTAGAGCGGCTTTAGAATAGCTACATAGTCTTAGCCTACAGGCTTGGTGACAAAAAATGTTCAAAGAGGCTCATCTAAAGCTTTAAGGTGCACAGCAGCTGTTTTGGCCGCTATAATGCATGGTAAGCAGCTAGTGTTAGCTCAAAGTGAATTATAATGCCCAGTTTAAATAACTTGTGCTGAATTTTGTTCAGCATAGGTCACTGCGCATCGTCATATAAATCCCAACAAACAATTAGGCGATACTTAGTCCCTATTTTATTACCTAAAGACGTAGAGCGGCTTTAGAATAGCTACAAAGTCTTAGCCTACAGGCTTGGTGACAAAAAATGTTCAAAGAGGCTCATCTAAAGCTTTAAGGTGCACAGCAGCTGTTTTGGCCGCTATAATGCATGGTAAGCAGCTAGTGTTAGCTCAAAGTGAATTATACAACCTTAACATCTAACTATATGAGTAATACGCAGCTGCAGTTTGCACTTAAGGTTCTAAACAGGcgataaaaagccttttatagCTCTTTGAATTGCATTGCTACTTAACTCTCTTAACTTCTATGACTTACAGTCGAACAGAGAAGTTGAGAGTCGCCATTATAGATCGTGTTGTCGCAAGAGACGAGCGTTATTTAATAACTTAGTACATCTTATACTCTtcttatatatatgtaagtttataaccgttagtatatattatttatcgctattttgcttgttttaagttacttattctgtttttttttttgtttaatgcctgcacgtactactgtttctgtttagcctgatggttgactggtagagaatgcctttaggcattaagttcgccatttgtactttatttgttatattgtgcaataaagtttaaataaataaataaataatatagtcttacttacaagctaagcctaCAGCACCATGTTAAGGTGACCGATTAATCAATAAgcaaaacaaaaactataaattagaatgtcaaataaaaattgATAGTTTTACTCAATATTGTCCTAATGTTACTATGACAACTTAAAATCGAAATTAACGAAATCAAAAATTAGTCAAATGCGGTAgaccacaaataaaaatatcttacatttataaaaatttgCAAGGGtcatttaaaatgttgttaGTAATACATATAGTTATTGACAGTGTAATTAATTTCCCATCATAAAACCGCAGATAACGCTGTCGTAAATGCActaatataattacatatttgctTATTTGCCATTTGATTGTACTTCAAGCTGTCACAGAGTTAAGCTTACGAATAATAATCCAAAATGCAATCTTCAACCAAGTGGCAAAATAAAATGATGAAAAATTACCTTGTTCAGTGTTCCAAATGTTGACCATAAATGCAAATATACTATCTAAAAAAGCTGAAAGTATCATCAATATGAACCTacactagtacagtcagcatcaaaagtagcggatgaaacaacgcgccaaaagtatctgatattccggataacttttccaaatatagataaatttctaaaattcgtgctcaaaagtatatcttttacagtcctAGTTGTTCTAtgttaaagacatcactttttgttaagctgttacagaatggtagatacttatgaaacgttatttgatccgctacttttgatgctgactgtacctacacaaGTTAGTAGTCACTTATTTGGCACCCTAGCGCGTACGGCGACAAATATCACTATGAACCCCACAAGCATCAGCTCTTGAAGgtgattttaaatttgtaacTACGGAGCGGGTTCGAAAACGTTTGACGTGTTGACGTGAGTTAAATAAGGACACAGATATTCAGTACTTTATGTGCAGTCGTGCAGCAATCGTGAAGCTATGAACTTAACAAAGTTATGAAACTAGAACTATTTGTAAAAACATCATTTACCTGTGATGTAAACAAAATGACTGATTAATTACTAAGTGTACTCTATAAAACCATATTTGTTTTATCGATATTCTATAATAGCACCTTCACATCTGGGAACAGTATAAATGTACTgtcaaacaataatataatGCTGCTGGTCTACCGAGGCACCCGCCACGCCGTTTGTACTTGCTTATAGTTGTATGGTAAAAAAATCTAAGGGTAATTTCGGAAATcgaataaataatgtttatactGAATACTTTCACCCTATATTTGCTATATTAACTCTTTCTCAAATTAGGTATTTAGGTCACTGAGAAAACCTCTTAAGtaaacatgtcacattttctctAATATTTTACGCCACAGATATCAAACAACCATTATCAGTACATTTAATATGCTTGCAAATGGTATCCATCACGAATTGATCAGTAACGTAGAACCTGAACAATAatgaaataaccggccaagagcatgtcgggccacgctcagtgtagggttccgtagttactcttccgtcacaataagctaaactggagcttaaagtatagtaaattgttaaccaagggatgaaacggtacctttcacccgagttaaaaaaataggcaaatttgcataatcagtacctaattaaagtaagtctttttactatgaagggaaaactttttgcgataactcaaaaacagctaaactgatcatgtctgctatagtttcatttaatgtctttcttaagctccacttccaagatttttttcatattttttgaacctatggttcaaaagttagaggggggggacacattttttttttctttcggagcaattatctccgaatatattcactgtatcaagaaatgtttgttgaagacccctattagttttgaaagacctttccaacgatatcccacactgtagggttgaagcaaaaaaaaatgttcacccccactttacgtgtagggaggtaccctaaaaaaattaaatttttagattttattgtacgactttgtcggctttattgatttatatatccatgccaaatttcagctttctagcactaacgaccacggagcaaagcctcggacagacagacagacagacagacggacatggcgaaactataagggttccgttttatgccatttggctacggaaccctaaaaaccaaaggccgccatttatatttatttatttatactttattgcacataaaatattaagtacaaatggtggacttaatgccttaaggcattctctaccagtcaatcactgggtcaaaaagag harbors:
- the LOC133522940 gene encoding asparagine synthetase [glutamine-hydrolyzing] — protein: MCGIWAIFGAKDGVNLKCIKCFAAITHRGPDAWRVEQDAREPGALLGFSRIAIVDGLHGMQPMKLHRYPRTTLICNGEIFNCKLLQTEHDFPYETNCDVEAIIHLYHNFGIAEAVRRLDAEFVFCLVDGEQRKIYLARDPYGVRPMFRFHDPESGTMGICSEAKGLVGIKESASETAILEPFPPGHFQIWSMLDGGKVKLDHTEQFFKPGMSLNYKPYVPESVLKKMNVYEKTAHLLEAACRKRMMSDRRIGCFLSGGLDSSLVTALVVKLAKEYKLPYKIQTFAIGMGDSPDLAAARIVADHLGTEHYEVQFDENDVREALDNVIYHLETFDITTIRASIPMYLLSKYIKEKTDTTVVFSGEGADEVAQGYIYFRDAPSAEAGHEESLRLLSDIYLYDGLRADRTTSAFSLELRVPFLDIEFTHHYLGTDPKLRQPQDGVEKYLLRKSLEKSDLLPDSILWRHKEAFSDGVASVKKSLFTTIGEIIADRYKDEPTLYKGIQPTTTESKYYRHVFEKSFPGQYNFTPYYWMPKWVEVSDPSARFIKHYAAK